From the genome of Pseudonocardia sp. EC080619-01:
ATCGTCTCCGGGTGCAGGCCGAGGTCCCGCGGCGGCCGCAGCGTCTGCACCCCGGCCGCGCCCGGCTCCCCCGCACTCGCCGGCGCGGGGACGACGCGGTGCACGCCCGGCTCCGCGGTCGGGCTGCCGGCCACGCAGACCACGGCGTGCGGCCCGTCGGCGCGCACCGACCCGATCGCCGAGAACGGGGTGTCGAGCTCGGAGATCTGCCCGTTCAGCTCGCGGACGGCGAGCGCGTCGAACCCGTGCGACGACCGCGCGAACACGACCCGGCCGTCGTCGAGGAGGGTGTAGCGGGAGCCGCCGAGCGACCAGCCGGGGACCCCGATCTCCGCGTCGGTCCGGACCAGCGGCTCGATGTCCTCGCCGGGCATCCAGCGGTAGAGGTTCCACCAGCCGGTGCGGTCGGACAGGAAGGTGAGCGAGCCGTCGGGCTGCCACTGCGGCTCGGTGACCGACTCCCCGGGCCCGCCCGCGACGACGACGTCCACCCCGGACGCGAGGTCCCGCACGGTGAGTTCGACGTCGTCCCACGGCATCGACGGGTGGTCCCAGGACAGCCAGGCCAGGGTCGCGCCGTCCGGGGAGATCCGCGGCGCGGCGACGAAGTCCGGGCCGGTCACGACGACCTCCGGCGCGGACGGTTCGCGCGCGTCGAGCCGGACGATCTCGTTGACGACGTCGGTGGCGGGGCAGCCCGCGGACGGGTGGTGCTCGCGCACCGCGACCAGCCAGGACCCGTCGGGCGCGACGTCGCCGTCGGCGTAGCGGTCACCGCGCGGGACGTCCGGCTCCGGGGTCAGCGCCACCGGTGCGGCGCCGCGGTCGAGCCGGTACAGCCGCTGGTCGGCCCACTCGACGTACCAGACGACGCCGGGGCTGCCCGCGTGCAGCCACCAGGCGCCGCCGCCGTACTCGTGGACCGCGGTGCGCGCGTTCGCGCCGTCGGGCAGCAGGTCGGTGCGGGTGCCGTCGTCGGTGCGGCGGACGAGCTGGATGCGCCCGCCCTCGGTCGCGCGGCCCTCGGCCCAGATCACGCCGGTGCCCTCCGCACCGGGGGCGCCGTCCGGGCGGACGTCGCCGAGCCGCACCGCGGCCGTCACCACCAGTTCCGACGTCACCGGTGTCGGCCAGGACCCGTAGCCCGAGATCGTCACGGCACCCACGCTAGTTGCTCGGCGGCGGCCCGGGACACGCCCCCGTCAGCGGCGGGCCGCGACCGCCTCGCGCAGGAGCCGCACCGCGACCGGCAGCGACCCGGGCCGCAGGACCGGCGCGATACCGAGCACCCCGCGCATGCCCGGCCACCAGCGGACCTGCCCGTCGGTCCGCACGACACCGACGGCAGGCACCCAGCACCCGGCGACGTCGGCGGGCAGATTCGGGTAGATCTCGGCGAGCCGCGGCTCCCGGCAGGACCGTGCGCGCACCCGGACGGTCACGCAGCCCGGCAGCTCCTGCGCGATCCGCGAGCACGTGGCGCAGCGCGCGTCGTGCACCACGACCAGCTCCCGGATCCGCGTGCGCGCCACCCGGGCATCATCGCCCCAGCAGCGTCCCGGCCAGCTGCGCGGGGTGCGAGAGCATCGGATGGTGCGCGCCCGGGACCGCCTCGGGGACGACACCGCGCAGCCTGCGGGCCACCACGGTCCGCATGAACGCCGACGGGAACAGCTTGTCGTCGCGGCACAGCAGGAACCGGGTCGGGACGTCCGGCCAGCCGTCCCGCGGCCACGGCTGCTCCCACGCCGTCGACGACTGGTCGCGGTCGTGGCGCAGCGCCTCGGCGGCGACCTCGTCGGGGACGTCGTGGAAGAACAGGGCGACGACGTCGTCGGGGTCCCGGCCGTCCCGCGCGTCCTGGTCCGCCAGCGCGGCGGCGGCCCCGGTGGCGGCACCCCAGCCGGACGCGGGCTCGCCGGGTGCCGGGACCATCGCCGTCACCAGCACGAGCTCGCGCACGGCGAGGCGGTCGCACACCAGCGGCGCGGTGAACCCGCCGAAGGAGTGCGCGACGACGACCAGGTCGTCCGGCTCCCCGTCACCCCCGGCCTTCACCGCCTCGACGACGGCGTCGGCGTAGTCCTCCAGGCGGGCGCCGTCGTCGTCGCAGGGCAGGTCGACCGGGACGGCGCGGTGTCCCCGGCCGGTCAGCTCCCACATCAGCGGGCCCCAGTACCAGGTGTCGGTCCCGGCCCCGGGCACCAGCGCGAACGTCGTCATGGTCCTACGACCGGCGCCGGCGCCGGAACTCATCGGTGCTGCTTCTCGTCGGTGCTGCTTCTCGTCGGTGCTGCTTCTCGTCGGTGCTGCTTCTCGTCGGTGCCGCGGCCGCCGGGCCGCCGGTACGCTCGGTGGCCCGTCCGTCAGGAGTGCCGATGAGCGAGCCCACGCCGAACCCGCCCGCCGTGCCGGACCCGGACGTGCCCGGCGGCCCCGTCGAGCCCGCCGGCCCGGTCGGCGACTACACGGAGTCCGGTGCCCCGACCTTCGAGTTCGTGCGCGACCGGATCGAGGGGCGCGCCGCGACGGCCGCCGCCGCGGAGGAGCTCGCCGGCGGGGACACCCGCGCCCGGGAGGCGGAGGACGCCTTCGCCGACCGGGAGCGCAAGGCCGCCGACCGGCTGGAGGAGATCCGCCGCTCGATGGGTCGCTGAGTCCGGAGCTCCGCCGGGCCGCCCTGCCGCGACGACGGCGCCGGGCGGTGGCGGCTGCCCCGGGACGACGGGGGGCGAGCCGCTCGGGTGACCGCCGACCGGTCTCGCCCGCGCCGTCCCGACCACTGCCGCCCCGGGTGTGTGTCCGGTGAACTCGCTGCCCCAGGCAGCGATCTCAGCGGACCCCCTGGTCCGCGGCACCGCCCGGCGGGCGGTGACACGGGCGGCGACACGGACGGGGACACGGACGGCGGCGCCGACGCGGACGGGCCGACGGCCCGCCGCGCCGCGGGGCAGCTCTCAGGACCCCGGCCGTCGGAAGATCTTGCTCCCCAGCCAGACCAGCGGGTCGTACTTCCGGTCGACCGCCCGTTCCTTCATCGGGATCAGCGCGTTGTCGGTGATCTTGATGTGCTCGGGGCAGACCTCGGTGCAGCACTTGGTGATGTTGCAGAACCCCAGGCCGTGCTCCTCCTGCGCCTCGACCGCGCGGTTGCCGTGTGCGTCGAGCGGGTGCATGTCGAGCTCGGCGGTGCGCATCAGGTACCGCGGCCCGGCGAACGCCTCCTTGTTCTCCTCGTGGTCGCGGACCACGTGGCAGGTGTTCTGGCACAGGTAGCACTCGATGCACTTGCGGAACTCCTGGCTCCGCTCGACGTCGACCTGCTGCATCCGGTACTCGCCCGGCTCGACGCCCTCCGGTGGCACGAACGACGGGATCTCGCGGGCCTTCGTGTAGTTGAACGACACGTCGGTCACCAGGTCCCGGATCACCGGGAAGGTCCGCAGCGGCGTGACCGTGACGACCTCGTTCTCGTCGAACGTGTTCATCCGCGTCATGCACAACAGCCGCGGCCGGCCGTTGATCTCGGCCGAGCAGGAGCCGCACTTCCCGGCCTTGCAGTTCCAGCGGACGGCGAGATCTCCTGCCTCGGTCGCCTGCAGGCGGTGGATGACGTCGAGGACGACCTCGCCCTCGTTCACCTCGACCGGGTAGTCGACGAGCTCGCCCTTGGTGTCGTCACCCCGCCAGACGCGGAAGTGCTGCAGGTGGGTGCCCTTCTCGGTACTGGTCACTGGGATCCCTCCGCACGGTGACCGCCCAGCTCGTCACCGGTGTAGTACTTCTTCAGCTCGTCCATCTCGAACAGGTCGAACAGGTCGGACCGCATCGCGATCTGCTCCTGCCGGGTCAGCTCGACGTTGTCCTCGCCCAGCGCGGAGCAGACCAGCAGCAGGTGCCGCCAGTCCGAGTCCATGACCGGGTGGTCGTCGCGGGTGTGCCCACCGCGGGACTCCTGGCGTTCCAGGGCCGCCTTCCCGACGCACAGCGAGACCAGCAGCATGTTCCGCAGGTCGAGCGCCAGGTGCCAGCCCGGGTTGAACTGCCGGTGCCCCTCGACCGAGACCGTCCGGGTCCGGGTCGCGATGTCCTCGAGCTTCTTGAGGGCCATCTCCATCTCGTCGCCCTTGCGGATGATCCCGACGAGCTCGTGCATCGTCTTCTGCAGCTCCTGCTGCACGACGAACGGGTTCTCCCCACCCTCGGTCGCCGTGGAGAACGGCAGCAGCGCGCGGTCCAGGGCCCGGTCGACGTCGGCCTCCGCGACGACGGGCCGGCCGCGGTCGGCGTGCTGTGCGGCGTGGAGCCCGGCGCGGCGGCCGAACACCAGCAGGTCCGACAGCGAGTTCCCGCCGAGCCGGTTGGAGCCGTGCATCCCGCCGGCGACCTCACCGGCCGCGAACAGTCCCGGCACCCGCGACATCGCGGTGTCCGGCTCGACCTCGACGCCACCCATCACGTAGTGGCAGGTCGGGCCGACCTCCATCGGCTCCTTCGTGATGTCGACGTCGGCCAGCTCCTTGAACTGGTGGTGCATCGACGGCAGCCGCTTGAGGATCTCCTCGGGCTTCAGCCGGGTGGAGACGTCGAGGAACACGCCGCCGTGGTCGGTCCCGCGGCCGGCCTTCACCTCGGAGTTGATCGCCCGGGCGACCTCGTCCCGGGGCAGCAGTTCCGGCGGGCGCCGGTTGTTGTCCGGGTCGGTGTACCAGCGGTCGCCCTCCTCCTCGGAGGTCGCGTACTGCTCCTTGAACACGTCCGGGACGTAGGAGAACATGAACCGCTCGCCGTCGGTGTTGCGCAGCACGCCGCCGTCGCCGCGGACCGACTCGGTGACCAGCAGGCCCCGCACCGACGGCGGCCACACCATCCCGGTGGGGTGGAACTGCAGGAACTCCATGTTGATCAGCGAGGCGCCGGCCCGCAGGGCCAGGGCGTGGCCGTCGCCGGTGTACTCCCACGAGTTCGACGTGACCGAGTAGCTCTTCCCGACGCCACCGGTCGCCAGCACGATCGCCGGCGCGTCGAACCGGACGAACCGGCCGTCGTCGCGGAAGTAGCCGAAGCACCCGGAGATCGCGCCGTCGGTGGTGAACAGCTCGGTGATGGTGCACTCGTGGAAGACCCGGATCCGGGCCTCGTAGTCGCCGGTCTCGGCGAAGTCCTCCTGCTGCAGCGAGACGACCTTCTGCTGCAGGGTGCGGATCAGCTCGAGCCCGGTGCGGTCCCCGACGTGCGCCAGCCGCGGGTAGGTGTGCCCGCCGAAGTTCCGCTGGCTGATCTTGCCGTCCTTCGTGCGGTCGAACAGCGCGCCGTAGGTCTCGAGCTCCCAGACCCGGTCCGGGGCCTCCTTGGCGTGCAGCTCCGCCATCCGCCAGTTGTTGAGGAACTTCCCGCCGCGCATGGTGTCGCGGAAGTGGACCTGCCAGTTGTCGTTCGGGTTGGCGTTGCCCATCGACGCCGCGCAGCCGCCCTCGGCCATCACGGTGTGCGCCTTGCCGAACAGCGACTTGGAGATGATCGCGGTCCGCTTGCCCTGCAGCCGCGCCTCGATCGCCGCCCGCAGGCCGGCACCACCGGCCCCGATGACGACGACGTCGTACTCGTGACGCTCGATCTCTTCGGACATCTCAGGTCACCCCACGATCCGCAGGTCGGAGATCCAGCCGGCGGCGACGGCCATGACGTAGAAGTCGGTCAGGGCGAGGCTGACCAGCGTCGCCCAGGCGTATCCCATGTGATGGGTGTTGAGCTTCGAGACCTGGGTCCACAGCTTGTAGCGGACCGGGTGCTTCGAGAAGTGGTTGAGCCGGCCGCCGACCGCGCTGCGGCACGAGTGGCACGACAGCGTGTAGCCGAACAGCAGCACGACGTTCACGACCAGGATGATGTTGCCCAGTCCCAGGCCGAACCCGCCGCCGGGCTTGGCGAAGGAGACCACCGCGTCGTAGGCGTTGACGAGCGTGATGAGCCCGGCGATGTAGAAGAAGTAGCGGTGCGCGTTCTGCAGGATCAGCGGGAACCGCGTCTCACCCGTGTAGCGCTGGTGCGGCTCCGCGACCGCACAGGCCGGCGGGGACAGCCAGAACGCCCGGTAGTAGGCCTTCCGGTAGTAGTAGCAGGTCAGCCGGAACAACAGCAGGAACGGCAGCGAGATCGCCGCGTACGGCAGCCACCACACGTCCGGCAGGAACCTGCCGAAGTGCGCGGCGCCCTCGACACAGCCGACCGAGACGCACGGCGAGTAGAACGGCGTCAGGTAGCCGTACTCGGCGACGTAGTAGTAGTCCTGCATGAACGCGCGGACCGTCGCGTAGGCCACCCAGGCCACGAACGCGACGAACGTCGCGAGCGGTGGTAGCCACCATCTGTCGGTGCGCAGCGTGCGTGCGGCGATCGTCGCCCGGCCCGAGCCGGTCCGGCCGCTGGTGTCAGTGGTGGATGACACGCGCGGGAGCTCCTGTCGTCTCGACGACGTCGGCGGCCCCGTCGCCCCGGGGGGGTCCCGGCCCGACACACCTGACACGACGCCGTGTCCTGTCGATCCTCGTCCGTCGCACGAGGAGCACGACGGTCGCCAGAGCGTACGACCCGGATCACATGTGATCTACGTCGGCATCCGGAATGTGACGTGGATCGAGACGTGACTCACAGGTCACGCGCCGTCGAGAGCCGATCCGCGGAGCGTGACGGCCGCCGGCGCCGTCGTGCGGCCCCACCCGGCACGCCGACGGCCCGGCCCACCCCCGCGTGCGGAGGTGGACCGGGCCGTCGGTCCCCGGTGCGGCACGAGGCCGCCCCGGCTCACTTCTTCCTGCCGCCCACCGTGGCCGCGAGGTAGTCGCGGTTCAGCTGGGAGATCACGTCGAGCGGGATCTCCTTCGGGCAGGCCGTGGCGCAGGCGCCGGTGTTGGTGCAGCCACCGAAGCCGGCGTCCTCGTGGGTCTCCACCATGTTGACGACGCGCTCCCACCGCTCGGGCTGGCCCTGCGGCAGCTCCCCGAGGTGGGTCAGCTTCGCCCCCAGGAACAGCGACGCCGACCCGTTCGGGCAGGCCGCGACGCAGGCACCGCAGCCGATGCAGTTCGCCGCGGCGAACGAGCGGTCGGCCTGCGCCTTCGGCACGGCGTTGGCGTTGGCCTCCGGGGCCGAGCCGGTGTTCGCCGAGACGTAGCCGCCCGCCTGGATGATCTTGTCGAAGGAGCCCCGGTCGACGACCAGGTCCTTGATCACCGGGAACGACCACGACCGGAACGGCTCGATGACGATGGTGTCGCCGTCGGAGTAGTGCCGCATGTGCAGCTGGCAGGTGGTCGTCGCCCGCTGCGGGCCGTGCGGCTGGCCGTCGATGACCATGCTGCAGGCACCGCAGATGCCCTCACGGCAGTCGTGGTCGAACGCGACCGGCTCGTCGCCGGAGAGGATGAGCCTCTCGTTGAGCACGTCCAGCATCTCGAGGAACGACATGTCCTCGTCGGCCTCGACGTCGTAGGTGGCCAGGCGACCCTTGTCGACCGCGTCGCGCTGACGCCACACCTTCAGAGTCAGTTTCACGTCTGCTCGCCTTACTTGTAGCTGCGCTGGGTCGGGTGCACGTACTCGAAGACGAGCTCTTCCTTGCGCAGGACCGGAGCCTGCCCGCGGCCGGTGTACTCCCAGGCCGAGGTGAAGGAGAAGTTCTCGTCGTCGCGCTTCGCCTCGCCGTCCTCGGTCTGGCTCTCCCCACGGAAGTGACCGCCGCAGGACTCGCGACGCACGAGCGCGTCCAGGCACATGAGCTCGCCGAGCTCGAGGAAGTCGGCCACCCGGCCGGCCTTCTCGAGGCTCTGGT
Proteins encoded in this window:
- a CDS encoding alpha/beta hydrolase, coding for MSSGAGAGRRTMTTFALVPGAGTDTWYWGPLMWELTGRGHRAVPVDLPCDDDGARLEDYADAVVEAVKAGGDGEPDDLVVVAHSFGGFTAPLVCDRLAVRELVLVTAMVPAPGEPASGWGAATGAAAALADQDARDGRDPDDVVALFFHDVPDEVAAEALRHDRDQSSTAWEQPWPRDGWPDVPTRFLLCRDDKLFPSAFMRTVVARRLRGVVPEAVPGAHHPMLSHPAQLAGTLLGR
- a CDS encoding succinate dehydrogenase/fumarate reductase iron-sulfur subunit, coding for MTSTEKGTHLQHFRVWRGDDTKGELVDYPVEVNEGEVVLDVIHRLQATEAGDLAVRWNCKAGKCGSCSAEINGRPRLLCMTRMNTFDENEVVTVTPLRTFPVIRDLVTDVSFNYTKAREIPSFVPPEGVEPGEYRMQQVDVERSQEFRKCIECYLCQNTCHVVRDHEENKEAFAGPRYLMRTAELDMHPLDAHGNRAVEAQEEHGLGFCNITKCCTEVCPEHIKITDNALIPMKERAVDRKYDPLVWLGSKIFRRPGS
- a CDS encoding fumarate reductase/succinate dehydrogenase flavoprotein subunit, with the translated sequence MSEEIERHEYDVVVIGAGGAGLRAAIEARLQGKRTAIISKSLFGKAHTVMAEGGCAASMGNANPNDNWQVHFRDTMRGGKFLNNWRMAELHAKEAPDRVWELETYGALFDRTKDGKISQRNFGGHTYPRLAHVGDRTGLELIRTLQQKVVSLQQEDFAETGDYEARIRVFHECTITELFTTDGAISGCFGYFRDDGRFVRFDAPAIVLATGGVGKSYSVTSNSWEYTGDGHALALRAGASLINMEFLQFHPTGMVWPPSVRGLLVTESVRGDGGVLRNTDGERFMFSYVPDVFKEQYATSEEEGDRWYTDPDNNRRPPELLPRDEVARAINSEVKAGRGTDHGGVFLDVSTRLKPEEILKRLPSMHHQFKELADVDITKEPMEVGPTCHYVMGGVEVEPDTAMSRVPGLFAAGEVAGGMHGSNRLGGNSLSDLLVFGRRAGLHAAQHADRGRPVVAEADVDRALDRALLPFSTATEGGENPFVVQQELQKTMHELVGIIRKGDEMEMALKKLEDIATRTRTVSVEGHRQFNPGWHLALDLRNMLLVSLCVGKAALERQESRGGHTRDDHPVMDSDWRHLLLVCSALGEDNVELTRQEQIAMRSDLFDLFEMDELKKYYTGDELGGHRAEGSQ
- a CDS encoding succinate dehydrogenase/fumarate reductase iron-sulfur subunit, translated to MKLTLKVWRQRDAVDKGRLATYDVEADEDMSFLEMLDVLNERLILSGDEPVAFDHDCREGICGACSMVIDGQPHGPQRATTTCQLHMRHYSDGDTIVIEPFRSWSFPVIKDLVVDRGSFDKIIQAGGYVSANTGSAPEANANAVPKAQADRSFAAANCIGCGACVAACPNGSASLFLGAKLTHLGELPQGQPERWERVVNMVETHEDAGFGGCTNTGACATACPKEIPLDVISQLNRDYLAATVGGRKK